The DNA sequence atttctttaaaaaaccaacacaagaaaacacacacacacacaaccgtTTGTTCCCGAGTAGAAACATAAATAGGGCAGAATCGAACACTCTGTTCTCTCTTCcaaagtggagggaaaaaaaaaaagtaaaagaaaaggaaacgCAGGGCTTGAGGCTGCACCCCCCCGGAGCCCCTTCGGCGGCGGGGTGTACAAAGGGGCGGCCGGGGCGCGCGGGTTTGTGCAACCCCGGTGGCCGCGCGCGGGGTACAGAGGCAGCGCGAGGGCGGAGGGGTCATGCGCTCGCCCCCAGGCAGCAGGGGGTCCAGCTTGTCGAGTCTGAGGCGCCCTCTCCGAGTCTTGGGCACCCTCCGGTGGGGGGCTGCCCCGAGCCGCGCCCTCTCCGAGTCCGGGGCGCCCACGCCCCCCTCCCATGCGAACCCGCCTCTCGGGGAGGGGGGCGGCGCATGCGCCCCGCGCGCGGGCTCAGTACGCGGGCACCTGGTGCTGGGGCAGCAGCTGGCAGCCGCTGTTGACGTGGCTGAGGACCTTCTGCTTGAGCTGCGCCACCTGCTCGCGCAGCAGGCTCGCCGTGGACGCCAGCTCCGTGTTCTGGCTCTTGAGCGTCTTCACTTTCTCCTCGAGGCGCGAGATGCGCTCTAGCTTGCGTTTGCGGCACTTGGAGGCAGCGATGCGGTTGCGCAGCCGCTTGCGCTCCGCCTTAATGCGCTCCTGCGTGTCCATGTCGATGGGCGACAGCGGCGGGCTCTCGCCGAAGCTCGGCACGTCGGGCACCGTCTGCGGCTCATCCTTGAGCGTGGCCAGGCGCGGCGGCCCCAGCGCGCCTGggggcggaggcggcggcgggaAGGGCACGGGCTCGGCGGCGAAGGCGACCGTCGCAGCACTTCCCGCACCCCCGGTGCCGCCCGCGTAGCTGCTCAGGTTCGCGTAGACCGGCGCCTCGGGCGTGGCCGCCGCCGGGGCCAGCTCGCCCGGAGGTGCGGCGCCCGCGGCCGTGCCCGAGGGtcccccggcggcggcggcggcagcagagGCCGCGCCCGCGCCCAGCTGATTCTGCTTGTGTAAGTCCTCCAGGGCCTTGACGAAGCCCTCGGCGAACTCCTGCTCCTCGCTGGCTGCCACCTTGGGGTAGAGGAACTGCGTGCTCGTCGGCGTGGTGGTAACCAGCCCGTTAGACTGGATGATGAGGCGCTCAAGCTCGGGCGAAGCGAGCTTGAGCAGCCCCAGGTCGGGCGAGGCGAGCAGGCCGTCGGGGGGCGCCGCGCCCGGGGTGCCGTCGGTGCGCAGGGGGGCCGGGGGCGGCGCGGCCGCTGGCTTGAGCGCCGCCGCCACCTGCTCGCTCAGGCTCAGCGTCAGCGCGTCCTTCTTCATCATGCTGCCGGCCGCCGCCGTCGGGGGCGCCCCGGGGAACAGGCGACCCGGGGACGCGAAGCTGCCACCGCCACCACTGCCACTGACGCCGCCGCCCAGGCCGCTCAGCGCCTCATCGCCGTAGAAGGGTGTTTCCATCCTCCGCCTCCCCCGCCTCGCCGGCCCGGGGGGGGAGGAGTGGCCGTGGCCGCCCGGGGGGCCCGCGCCCCCCCCGTCTGCTCGGCCCTGCGCCCACCCCGGCCGCGGCCGCTGCCCCCGGCCCTCCGCTGGCGGCGGCTCCTGCGTCGCGCACCCGGCGCGCCCTCTTATAGCCTCGGCCCGGCGCGATGAGCTCACTGCCCCCGCTCACCATTGGGCGCGGGTGACGTAGCTCATTTGCATGGCTGGGCGGGGCCAAGCCACCGACACCCCGTCCGGCTGCCGTTGCCCCGGTGACGCGCGGTAAACGGCACAACAGCGCGCTGCCTTGTGGGTTGACGTCATGGGGGCGGGTCGCGCGCCGGGACCTGGTCACCCCGCCCCGGGAGCGCTGTGTACGACCAATACCCCCAGCGCCGCCTCCCGCCAAGGCACGTCCCGGGTGGCGTGATGGGCTCGGTCACAAGGCGCCCGCCcgccccgaggccccgccccgcgTCCGCGCGTGGGGCCCGGgccgggcaggggcgggggcggtGCCGGCCTCCAGGGACCGGAGGGGGATGGGGCCCCGGATGGATAAATAACTCCGCGGCGCCTCCCGCCCCACTAGGCGGACGGCGCCTCCGTGAGCCGGCCGCTGGCGAGGCTATGCGTGCTGGGTCTGGAGGCCGGGGACGCTGTGCCCGGGGCTTCCCCCGGGGGCTGGGCCAGGTCTGCCTCCACCTCACCCCCGCCTCGGTCCCCGGTGGTGTGTTTCCACAGGACAGACGCGGGAGGGGAGACGAGGGCTGCCAGAAGTTCCTGGAAGCACTTTGCTCCTGACACTTTAAACTGGATGGGGTCAAAACGCGGAGTCCGAATTCCTGATTTTACAgacgggaaactgaggctcagtgaagtGGAGTGACCTGCCCATGGGGCCAGGGCTGTGACCAGGCTTGAGCTCTTATCTACCTAGTAGAACCCAGGCGTCCACGCCCTTGGGCAGCCGCCTACGTTTTAACTCTGCGTCTGCCAGGTTCTGCTATGGGTCCCCCAGTGAGGGAGCTCGACTCTAGGCCCCCACAGTATCCCCCTTATTGCCGGGCTGGGCTGGCAAGGAAGGAATCCCAGCTGGTAATTATTATCTGCTTATTATCATGACAGTCAGGGCCTAATGGGTCGCCATAAAGGCTGGCTGGGGACGGGTTatgagggaagggggagggaccAACCTCCCAACACTCCCAAGGGATCCTTGGGACATCTGTGTCTGACCGACAGCCCCTAAACACAGCCCCGCCGCCGTGGCTCCCACCACACTCAGGATGGAGCCTACTCCTCAACCAGATAGTGGAGGCCTTACACCATCCTtcccctgacctctgacctttcACTCTCACCCTCACTGGAAGCCTTGGCTTCCCAGCTTattgctgcctcagggcctttgcatatccTATGCCATCTGCCTGGTGCTCCCTTCCCCCAGTGCAAATGTGTAAGGCCTCTCCTACTCACCTTATTCCCATTATATCCTTGGAATCAAGCAGAATGATGGGGTGGACTATAAGTCCCCAGAGGGCAGGAACCTTGTCTATCCTGGGCCTGCTGGGTCCCCAGCTTCCTGCACAAGGCCTAGCATTCATTCACTGGATGCTCACTGTTAAAGGAGAACGCTGCCTGGCTGGGTTCCTGTGGCagtctctggcctcagtttctctaactGGGCTATGGGCATGGGCACCCCCTCTTCCACCTCCCTTCCTCACCGGGCCCCACCCCTaactgggctctggagccagaaggcCATGAGGGAGGCTGTCACACAAGCGGGCCTGGCCTGGCAGGCTGAGGGCTGCCTGTGTGTTTCCAGGCATTGGGGTCTCTGTGCCCTCCAGACCTGTCCTCTCCGGGTCCTGCCTGGGCGAAGGACGCCTAGTGGGAGGGGATGCAGCCGCAGCCTGTAGCCAGCCCTGCCCCGGGACCCCTCTCTGGGCCTATGCCTGGGCCTAGATTGGGGGAGATGGGGCCTCCTTCTCGCCTAGGCAGGAAGGTGAGTGGGTGGCCTGGGGAGGCTCCACCCTGACCTTGGGCCTTGACCTTGATAGGTGGGTGATTGGTCTGGTGAACGGGGCAGAGCTGGCCTGAGCTGAAAGACTGAGTAGCAGGTGGGCCTTGGGAACTGGGGGTCCCGGGGAGGCCAAGGCCTGCGACCTCTGAGTGTCAGTTTCCTCCTCATGGCAATGGAGTGACTACTCGTGGAGTCTTGTGATTTTTAGTGGATTTGAAGAagtagggctcaataaatgttttctagagttattttacttcattttttggCCAAACTGAACCGCGGTTCCTTGGTCTGGGGTTCCCTCAGCCTCCATGTAAACTCCTAGTCATCCGTCAAAACCCATTTTCAATGTTCccttctccaagaagccttctttAACCAGGCCCAGGGACTCCGATAGACTCCTTCCATCTGGCCCAGCCCTGACCCCAGAGAGCTGGGGGGTGCCGTGTCCAGCTTTGTCCCCAGAGATCGGGAACTCTGAATCCATCCCCTAGTCCCATGCAATGAACAAGGGGTAATTCccatccatttcttccttccatctaCATTGACTGAGCGCCTAGTGTGAGCCTGTGAGCCGAGTGTGTCGGGGACACACATGAATGACACAGGCAGCCCACCCCGCAATCTGAAGGAGGAGCCTGCCCTgcaaggcttccaggaggagaaaTGGTGCTCCCTCCGGGGCGGGTGAAGGGGGCATGTTTTAGAGTTGGGTAATCTGGGAGGGGCGCCCCAGGAGGTGATGCCGaatggaggaggagctggagcaaATCATGAGATAATTCGAGGGCAGTGTCCCAGACAGTGGGGACAttaaatgcaaaggccctggggcagaagccaGCTGGCCACAttgatggagggcagagaggcaggtGGGGCTGGACTGAGGGAGTCAAGGGgatccagaaggagagaaggaaaccaagCGGTGTTTGACCCAAGAGCAGTGGAAGCGGGCGACAGGGCTGCGGGAGGAGGCTGTAACAGGGATTGGCCTGGGACCCTGAATTCTCACCTTTCTTCTCCCAGCAGCTCCAGGAGCAGCGGGACATTATCCCACTTCTCAGCGTGACTTCCAGACAGGGCACGCGACGGCGacctgtctgaggtcacacagaccATGCCTGGCAAGAAGTCAGCCCCACCGACTCCCCACCCTCCGCCTGGGTTCCCATCTCTGCTGCTCTGGGTTCTCCTCAGCGCGAAGAGATTTGCTTTCCTGTTTAAAGCAACCTGTAGCTCATTTTATGTTTAGTCTTTATTTGAAGACCCAGAGATCTAAAATCTACTCGATAAAACGGGAAagcaccaaagaaagaaaaaaggagcctGGCAGGAAGCAGAAGGGGTGAAGCGGAGCGGGCATCTCGGGGTGAGTCTTGCCAGAGATGGTCCCCCGGCGCTCAGgaccctgcagggctggggggacGTCCCCGGCGGTTGAGACCCACAGGccggtgggggcggggctggcgggCCCCCGCGGGCGGCCGGGGGAGGGGCGCCGACCTCGGGCGGGGGGCGCGTCTGGCCCCGGCGCATTCCTGAGGATCAGGTTACGGGCGCAGGCGgcggccccgccccccggccccgcTTCCGCCCCCTCCTGGAGCAGGAAACGCAGGCCCCTCCCCGGCCCGGCGCAGGTGTCTGTCCGGCCGCAGGGAGGGGACGGAGGCTGTGCCCTCTGGGTCGGCACCAGGTCTTTCCAGTCGCGCCAGAGCATTtttcagacgaggaaactgacGCGCCGTCAGCCCCCTTCAGCACTGAGGGCACCAGATTGACATCTGGCAGAGCCTGCTTTACGACCGGTGGCCCTGTTGACTGCTTCCCCAGGCTGTAGTGTCCCCAGTCTCCCGCAGGCCCAGAAGAGCCGCTCAGTCCAGTGTTTGTTGATTGACTGGCCGAAGAGAGTTATCCCGGAAGGGCTCCCGCGCAAGGGAAAAACAACTTCTCGTACCACCCTCTCCCACCCACTGGGGCAGGCAGGACCCCTGCGCTCATCCAGTGCACATTTAATGTGCACTTGTTGGATACCCAGGCCCAGGCTAGGCCTTGTCACAGGTGTAGGTTGGAGAACCGAAGGGTCGGGGGTCAGAGGGTGATGGATTTGATTGCATTAGATGAGCTTTAGAAGttggttggttttggttttgcttttctcttggcCAGCCTTGAGCACCCTCACTCAGCCACCCCACCTCCCTCAGTTGAGCACCTGCTTTGCGTCTGGCCCCGTGTGCCGGGTGAGGATTTTCCGCCATGCCTCATCCCTCCCGAGCTGATCCTCTCACGGGGATGGGAAACCACCACCGCCACAATGAAGAAACACGCTTGAGGGCCATGtcactctttttcctttaagtcgaccccttttctgtttttacttcaGTAAATCTATTTCAAAAGGGAACCTTCATGTCACCACCAGGAATAGAAAACCAGTTTCTcttgccacaaatagaaggaaacagaaaaatgatgaaatgagaGCAAAACCTAGGCATTCCCTCCTCAGGGACATTCTGGGCCAGGCCTGGATCGGGAATGTTCCAATGTCCAGAAAGCATGAAAGGGAGGGATgccacaagccaggaagagagcaggAAGGGACCACAGAGACCCACTCGGTGATCCCGTACCGAGAGCCCCAGTACGAAGAAGGTGCTCAATCTGTGTCCAGCCTCGGCGACGAGTACCTATTATGCGTGGGGTTTGCCTGCATCAGCCCATTTCCTCTCAAGGCCCATTTTGGGGGACAGATGGAGGCGGTGGTGGCAGACAGCCGCCTCTTTGGCGGGGACGCCACAGGACCTCTGGGGAGGCTGCAGGTTGGTTAAGTGTTAGTTCCCACTTCCGCCTCAGGACCTTGGGGCTGTCCCCACCCACGGTCCTGTGGGCCCCTGACGTCCTTCCCAGGCTGCCCACGGGTTGGGGGAGGGAACCTGTGAATCaatgaatatgtgaataaatacttaagtgaatgagtgaatgctgTAACGGATGAGTGAAGTAATGAATGAGCGGACCCGTCCATGGTGCCAAGATGGGAAACCTCCTCTTGACATTTTTTCTTAAGATGCCCACAGCAGCACCGCAAGGACGGACACCTGTCCCCATTTTTCGGATGGACAAACGAAGGCTCTGGGCAGAGCCTGGCCCCGACTTTTGGAGGGCATGTGCGCAGGAGGACGCGGGCCGGGGCTCCGGGGCCGGGCtggcagcagagctgggcctcGGGCCTGCAGGGCCCTGCGGGCCGCAGGTACCACGTCGCGCAGATTGGCCGCGAGCGAGGCCGACAGCggagggagcggggaggaggCGGCGGGGCCATCGGCGGGGGGAGAAGCAGGCAGAATCCGAGTCGGTTAGCAAGGGGCCCCAAGGTGGGAGCAGATTTGGGGGGCCCCAGCGCTGGAGGTGCATCAACGTCAGCCCTGCCCCCTGGGGCGTGGGGGCGGGGAGACCCCTCCGAAGCCGCGGCCgctcccccacccccgtccccgcCGCCGCCTCTCcggggaggaagtggggagtgTGCGGGGGAGGGCCCCCAGTCTCACTTCCCCGGGCAGGGCGGGGCCGCAGAGTCCCCTCCCCCGCCGCGGGACCAGGGCCCTCCCTGGGGCCCGGCGGCCGGGGCGCCGCCGGAGTTCGCTGGGCCTCGATGGTTCTCGTCTGAAGCACGCGGGGCAGCGCCCCGACCTTGAGACGGCGGGTTGCTTGGGGAGAAGTCCCCGGCCCAGGCCGAAGGAGCCCTCCCGGGGCGGAGGGACCCAGCCGTACACGGACACGCCCAGTCGCGGAGGGGTCagggccgggccgggggcgggagGTGGCCTTGCACCCAGACTTGGAGTGGGGCGGGCGGCGCGCGTCCCAGGCGGAGGGAAGGGCGCAGGCGGAGGCTCGGAGGCCGCCGGAGCTCCCGCCTCGCCTGGCGGCTGGGCCCGCCCACGACCTGCCCCACGTCGGTCCCCGGCCGGGGCCTCTCCTCGGGCGCCGGGTGGGGGTACAAAGGATCTCGAAGGCTCGGCGCGGCAGGCGGCAGCCTAAGAGTTAACCCCGCGCGGCGGCCGGCCGGCGGCGAGGGGGACGGTGGCGTCAGCGCCGACGTCAAGGCGAGGCGGGGCCGCGTAGACGCGGCCGCTCCGGCCGCCCGGCCCGCGCCCCAAGCCGCGGTAGATCCCGGGATGGGGATCGGGGGATCACGGGGAGACTCCGCTCCCCGGTTTACCCCCTGCCGCGCAAacgggaaaactgaggcacagggagagcaGCGGCCTGGCTGAGACTGAAGCTGGGCCGCCGCGCTCCAGGTCGTCGCCCTCTCCCAGTGCTCGCCCTTGGCCACGCAGCGACAGCCCCAGGGTCGCCTGGCTGAGACGAactggtttttttggttttccagtacGTAGACGAATCCCTACAAAACCACCGAGCGCTGGGCGGCCCGGAGCTGTGTCCTGGCGAGTCGCCACGTCTgcgtgggcctcagtttctcggCCGGACAAGGGGGAGAGAGCTGACATTTGCTACGCGCGTTCGGCTCTGCCTTGGGGGGGGGGGATTCACACCCTGAGGGGCGCGGGCGAGAGCTGTGAGGTTTGCGTGGGGGGCCCCAGCGAGGCGGGATTCGAATCCCCGGCTGGCTCCCCGCCCCGCTTCTCCTCATTACCCCCGCCCCTCTCGTCCCTCTCCCTTcgtctctgccctcccctccgcttcctccctccccctctccccccaccggctctcccttctccctcccttccccccgcTTGCCCAGCTAGGCCGCCCCGCGGGGCCGCTCATTAAacgcagggctgggggaggggcggcgcGGTTAACCCCTTCCCCACCGGGCCCTGGAGGGCTGCCCGGAGCTGTGGAGGGAGAGTGTCTGCTGCCGCCCCCAGGACTGCGGGCTCTAGAACAAGCCCATTTGATGAATGAGTAGATGGAGGCCGAACTCATCAGGGCCTCCCCATAGGAGGGCTGGAGCCTCGAAACAGCgggagagaaaagagattgtGACTACGAGATAAACAGGGAGGCCGGCAGGGGGGCAGCgacctccagggagaggagagaggcagaaccAGAGACCCatagagaaaggagggaagaagagaggccagctggagagg is a window from the Equus quagga isolate Etosha38 chromosome 9, UCLA_HA_Equagga_1.0, whole genome shotgun sequence genome containing:
- the JUND gene encoding transcription factor JunD produces the protein METPFYGDEALSGLGGGVSGSGGGGSFASPGRLFPGAPPTAAAGSMMKKDALTLSLSEQVAAALKPAAAPPPAPLRTDGTPGAAPPDGLLASPDLGLLKLASPELERLIIQSNGLVTTTPTSTQFLYPKVAASEEQEFAEGFVKALEDLHKQNQLGAGAASAAAAAAGGPSGTAAGAAPPGELAPAAATPEAPVYANLSSYAGGTGGAGSAATVAFAAEPVPFPPPPPPPGALGPPRLATLKDEPQTVPDVPSFGESPPLSPIDMDTQERIKAERKRLRNRIAASKCRKRKLERISRLEEKVKTLKSQNTELASTASLLREQVAQLKQKVLSHVNSGCQLLPQHQVPAY